Within Lepus europaeus isolate LE1 chromosome 8, mLepTim1.pri, whole genome shotgun sequence, the genomic segment cagctctctgctgtggcccgggaaggcagtggaggatggcccaagtccttgggccctgcacccacatgggagaccaggaggaagcacctggctcctggcttcagatcagcacagcccaccggccatagcggcaatttggagagtgaaccaatggaaggaagacctttctctctctctctctctctctctgtctaactctgcctgtcaaataatttatttattttgtttgaaagtcagagttacacagagagagaatgagaggcagagagagggaaagaggtcttccatccactggttcacttcccagttggctataatgaccagagctacactgatctgcagccaggatccaggagcttcttcctggtctcccatactggtgcaggagcccaagtacttgggccaccttgtacaGCCTTCCaatgccatagcagagctggatcagaaatggaccagCCAGGTatctaactggcacccatttggagcgccagcactacaggcggccacttaactcactacaccacagagccaggccgacatacttttaatttttataatcaaaGCTTAACTCCCCACtatgtaaagaattcaacaaatagtaagaagaaaaagaaaaatttcatataGCAGTGTGAAAATCTCCATAGATGAGCTTTCAGGTGAGGCAAGAATACCAAGTGAAAAGTATTTAAAAGCACAATAAACTAATAGCTCTCAAATTTGGATATAGAGTATATAGCAttgagagacagcgagagagggagagagagagagagagagagagagagaggaagagagagagagagattcaaagaCTTGGTAAAAACAGTGAGAGCCTGTAGCATTTAACACTTGACCTGTTCCTTCTCCCAACTTTCTAGCCGAGTGTACAGTAATTTCACTGCAGGTAGATACTGACTAGATCACAAGTTTCCTCTGCTCAACAGCTTTCAGTTTATAATTATGACATAAGTTGTACTTCCCATTAGCCAAATTGAGGACAACAGTACTCGTGGCTTTCTTATAAACACAGGTCTGCTATGTGTCAGGGTTAATTCCAGATAACTAAGAAGGGTCTCAAGTTGtattccccttttttttttttcattttcaattatatttacatacagaagatcaatttagtatatactaagtaaagatttcaaaagtttgcacccacacagaaacacaaagtgtaaagtattgtttgagtactagttataccattaattcacattgtacaacacattaaggacagagatcctacatggggagtaagtgcacagtgactcctgttgttgatttaacaacggACACTAGTGTTTGTGGTGTCAGTAATcaaccgaggctcttgtcatgagttgccaaggctatggatgcctcttagtttgccaactccaatctaaTTTAGACCAGGCCATAATCAGAAtagaagttgtctcctcccttcagagaaaggtacctccttctttgatgacctgttctttccactgggatctcactcacagaaatctttcatttaggtcttttttttttctttttgcctgattgtcttggttttccacgcctgaaatattctcatgggctttttaactggatccaaataccttaagggctgattctgaggccacagtgctgtttaggacatctgccattctacgaagtctgctgtgtatctgcttcccatgttggattgttctctcctttttaattgtatcagttagtattagcaggcactagtcttgtttgtgtgatccctttgactcttaatcctatcattatgttcaattttgaactgaaactgatcacattGACTAGTTGTATTCTTAACATAGATGTTTTATTCAAGCACTGCATTCTGAGAATCCGAATCCCACATAATCATTGCCCAGCTCACTCCAACATTGGAGGTTCTATGATAAGAGAggcaaccaaagaaaagaggattcAGGGGGCCCATGCCGTGGCACAgtcagctaatcctccgcctggagcgccagcatcccatataggtgctggttctagtcccagctgctcctcttccaatccagctctctgctgtagtctggggaagcagtagaagaggatggcccaagggcttgggcccctgcaccctcatgggagactgggagaaacacttggccctggcttcggatcggctcagttctggtcattgcggccctttggggagtgaaccaatggaaggaagacctctctgtctctccctttcactgtctctaactctagctctcaaataaataaataaaaatctttaaaaaaaaaaacaagaaagaaagaaaagaggttgcAGACTTACTCATCAGGCACGGAGGTCACTCACAGACATGCATCAGTGTTTCCACCTCAAATGCTGGAGTATTTCATTAACATGAAATTCCGGCAACAGCAAATCTTTAGAAACAGGAAGTAGATGAGTACTTGCTATGACTGTAGGAATCAGAAGTTGGAAGGGGAAGCACAAAGGATAAAGGGCATTGGCTTTCTCTTTTGGAGTTATGAAAGGCTCAAAATTTGATAGTGATTGTGGTTACACATTTATATGAGAATACCATGAAACACTGAATTATACACATTACTTTAGCAAAATGGATGCATGTGTATTATCAGAGATTCTACCCCCCAAATCATGCCCTGAACCAGGCTATGAAACATTGTCAGGTTCTGTGTCACAGAGACTGCAGATGCAAGTCACCTCTCACTTCCTGCTGCTATGGACACTGCTCTAAAATCTCTTACATAACCTAACTGCCTCACACAAGCAGGTCAGAGAATTCAAGAGAGGTGGCAGCACTTAACCATAAAAGAGACTCCAGGGGCCGCCAGTGAAGCACAGCTGATCAAGGCACtctccacaacactggcatcaGTTCAAGCGACAGAAGTTCAACTCCCATCTGATCCATTTCTCATCAAACTCCTaataatgtccctgggaagacaTAGAAAGATTGCATGAGTATTTTGGCGGCTTGCCACTTGAATAGGAAACCCAAAGAGGGCCACAGTCTCATGATTCAGCTTGGACTTAGGCCCTACAGTTGTGAACATTaaaggagtaaactagtggatggaaggtgtctttctctatttttccctctctctgtaagtcctTAAAAATGTGGGGGAGACTCTAAACACACTGATATAAACAGAAGGTCACCTACCTTAACTTTTTCCAAATGCCATCTCAGTGCACAGATCAGATTGAGATATGTTTAATATGACTAATTCAGGTTATATTTTAACTACGTGATGAATTTCTTCATGGATACAGGCTTGACTAGCTAAAAAAGGAACAGCAACTGGAGAGGAAGCACTGCACTTCACCAGGATGTCTGTGAAATGCATTtcagttctgctgctgctgctacagcTGAGCTGCTGCTTCAGCTCTGGGAGCTGTGGGAAGGTGCTGGTGTGGCCTATGGAATTCAGTCATTGGATGAATATGAAGATGATCCTAGATGAACTTGTCCAGCGAGGCCATGAAGTCACTGTCCTGAGATCTTCAGCTTCTATTGTAATTAGTTCCAACAATGAATCGGGAATTAAATTTGAAACTTTCCATACATCCTACAGTAAAGATGAAATCGAGGGCTTTTTCATGGATTGGTTCTATGCATCGATATATAATGTGTCATTAGAGAGTTACTGGGAATCCTTTTCATTAATGAAAatggttgttttaaaatattctgacatTGATGAAGACATCTGCAAAGAAGTCGTTTTGAACAAGAAACTCATGACAAAGCTAAAGGAATCAAGATTTGATGTTGTTCTTGCAGATCCTGTTAATCCTGGTGGTGAGCTGCTGGCTGAGCTACTTAAAATACCCCTCGTGTACAGTCTTCGTGGCTTTCCTGGCTACATATTGCAAAAGCATGGTGGAGGACTCTTATTGCCTCCTTCCTATGTACCTGTTATGATGTCTGGTCTAAGCAGTCAAATGACATTCATGGAGAGGGTGCAAAATCTGCTATGCATGCTTTACTTTGACTTTTGGTTCCCAAAATTTAATGAGAAGCGATGGGATCGATTTTACAGTGAAGTACTGGGTAAGTCATCTTTTTAATTGATCCTAACTTTTGTGACTTTGAATGTGAGCTTATATGAATGTGAAAATTAGAGGAATTTGTCTTTTAtaggtaaaataatgaaataaaaatataaaaagttctGTCATTCTCACAAATGTAAAGCAAATGTAAGCCAATGGACCATCACTAGATTAGGATGTTCCGGGACTGCATACAACTACAAATAGAAATACAGAGGAGGATTTCACCAAGCTTTTCCATGACTATTTTACTCTACATTTTCCATGTTTGATTTTGTAGTGCtctattttaatgattatttatggTTATGAGCTTACTGAGGTGAGATTCTGTGTTTCTTATTCCCTGgtattgtcacacacacacacacacacaaacacacatacatatacaatgTGAACAATGCATAAATTGTAAATGTAAATTATACGATGCCTATATAACATATTTGGTTTTACACTGTGTACTTTATACATCATTCACTGCATAATTCCAACACCTTGCAGAATTGACATAACATACTTCACATCACATTTCCCTCActactctccctcttctttctttttctcacatTCAGGTAGACCTGTTACATTCTTGGAGCTAATGGGGAAAGCTGACATGTGGCTCATTCGAAGCTCCTGGGACTTGGAGTTTCCTCGCCCACTTTTACCAAACTTTGATTTCATTGGAGGGCTCCACTGCAAACCTGCCAAACCTCTGCCTCAGGTAAGTAAGTTCCTGTGTGCTGTATTTGGTTTGCTTCGTATTTTCATGGAAATGACTCGGCATTCTTCATTTACAACATTTGAttcaaaggaagagttatagGAACTGGGGGAAAATCCTTTCAGTGAGAAATTAACAGGAGgggacttttaaaagttcatggaagtttGAATTTGAAGCCAATGTACACTTTCCAAGGACTGTTTAGAGTATGCTTGTATTTCAACTCCATCACAATTATCCAGTGATCACCTTCATTACAGAGTATAATGGAATATCTGGGAGACTTTGAGACAAGACTCTGATAAATTAAGGTCTTCATTATTCAACACATAAGAAAATACAAGTCACTTTTTTGATGTATACTCATGAAGTGACTAGAATATAACAGAAGCATGTATTGGACATACAGAGGCAATGTAGACACAGTGTCTGCTCTCCTCCATCTCCTTTAGATCCTTTTAGGATACACTATGGGCAAATGATTAAATTTGATTGGAAATGTTTAGAATGGAAAGAAGGACAGTGCTAGTAAGGATCATAAGAGATGTCCAGGAGCCACTAACAAAGGTGAAATATGAAGGATGTGCAAGAATAGGTgtagagaagagggaagaagaaatatataaaaaggacatttttaaagatttatttatttcaaagtcagaattacaagagaggggaagacacacacatacaaacacacacacacatacagagagagagagagagagagagagagaaaacgagccttatccactggttcataatgctgtttattgttgttgttggcaAGTAGTGATGTTTCCCATCTCTATGCAGTTCTTGAACaaattttaaaggtttaaaaTTGTGTAAGGCTTTCTTCAAACAAATAATTGATATGAGTCTAGTAAATCCATGGATTATTCACAAAGTTGTGACAAAAACAGGAAAGATTTCTTAAATGTCTTggatttcaaaagagaaaaatgcttAACATACCGAAAATTATTTAAATCAGGACCTATCAGGAGGAAGAAAGTATAAAATGCTTGGACCTATTACTGTCTAAGATGATTTGACAAGAGAACTCATATTATTCAAAATTAGTAAGACCAATGACACTATCAAAACAAGCTGTATCacatgaatccaacaacatattgCCATAAAAGCGATGGGATGCTTCCTGAAAGTACTTTGGGCCGAcggcatggctcaataggctaatcctccacctgcggcgccagcacactgggttctagtcccggttgggggtgccagattctgtcccggttgccccttttccaggccagctctctgctataactcagaagtgcagttgaggatggccaaagtccttgggccctgcacccaaatgggaggccaggagaagcacctggctcctgtctctctctctctcactatccactctgcctgttaaaaaaaaaaatttttgcatgttTTCGCTGAAAATAATTGTACTTGTAATGAAAGTCATTTATTTGCTATTATGTAATACACAAAAAGTTTCATATTTGTCCAATGTCCTATTTATAAGGCGACATATATGAAAAACTTGTTGTATTATCCTTTCACTATCTACATTTAtattcttaataataataaaagatataaCTCTCAATTATGGTTTCCAACATGTTTAAAGCACCAGTGTCAATTCTGTTCAAATACTTGcagaattttatttctcagaCTTCACAGATTTAGttacataaaaaatatttgaaaccaagTACAGAAATTGGAACTTAATTACATATTTTGTTAAAACATCTGTTTCCCTTACCAACTtgcttttttattaattattgtaAGCTCAGATAATCTCTGTCCTTTTgtaagacagaagagagaaatttaacaaataacagaGTGACTTAAAAATATACTCTTTGGTTTTACCAGACATAAACTTGTGCAGAGAAAAGGAACTAGTAAGTGCCAAATCAGTATCTGTAGCATTTATTTATAAGAATACCTTTTTAGTAACCTAAACTGAATATTAAGGaatgattaaaatttaaatatatatatatatacaaatatatgcaaacacatacatATCAGACCATTATAAATTGTTCTATCGAAGAACTTTTAATAACACTAAATCAGTAAAATAGAAGGTTTATTACAGAcagaagaacaaggaagataaaaaaaatcacatattttctGTAAAATGCAAGATGAATATAAATTAGGATTTCAATGCTCTTAGTACGTATCACATAATGTCCATAGGGCACGAAGTtttagtttgggaaaagaaagtgTTTTGAGACACTGGTAACCAACAATGCTGCTCTTTATGACAGACCCAATTTTCCCCtcacaggagatggaagactttgtGCAGAGCTCTGGAGAAGAGGGAGTGGTGGTGTTTTCCCTGGGATCCATGATCAGTAACCTGACAGAAGAAAGGGCCAATGTGATTGCATCAGCCCTTGCCCAGCTGCCACAGAAGGTCAGAAATGTGCAATAATGGCGAGCAA encodes:
- the LOC133765146 gene encoding UDP-glucuronosyltransferase 2B13, with product MSVKCISVLLLLLQLSCCFSSGSCGKVLVWPMEFSHWMNMKMILDELVQRGHEVTVLRSSASIVISSNNESGIKFETFHTSYSKDEIEGFFMDWFYASIYNVSLESYWESFSLMKMVVLKYSDIDEDICKEVVLNKKLMTKLKESRFDVVLADPVNPGGELLAELLKIPLVYSLRGFPGYILQKHGGGLLLPPSYVPVMMSGLSSQMTFMERVQNLLCMLYFDFWFPKFNEKRWDRFYSEVLGRPVTFLELMGKADMWLIRSSWDLEFPRPLLPNFDFIGGLHCKPAKPLPQEMEDFVQSSGEEGVVVFSLGSMISNLTEERANVIASALAQLPQKVLWRFEGKKPDTLGSNTRLYKWMPQNDLLGHPKTKAFITHGGANGVFEAIYHGIPMVGIPLFGDQLDNIVYMKAKGAAVKLDLKTMSSADLLNALKTVINDPSYKENAMRLSRIHHDQPMKPLDRAVFWIEYVMRHKGAKHLRVAAHDLTWYQYHSLDVIGFLLACVAITTYLVMKCCLLVYRNVVGSGKKKKRD